Proteins encoded together in one Oscillospiraceae bacterium window:
- a CDS encoding S-layer homology domain-containing protein: MMKKVTAFLFCAIILFVCMLSVSAADYVIWDFTDPIAASEWTGTPEAELEITEHGLKISGEGDNLNISVKVNEEVLLDDYSYVVFEYTGSDVGGGFQLYHWTSTSTGFPYISSYSGSCDVGVVRQHIFDLKATPFETAHWTGKLTNLRIDPFRNQTRREMIIKSLGFFKDADTYDTYVKEKASAAIPYGQPIMLYNPALTNPIFPLTGSNCVIDYKDNYAIVTSTNGPEEKAGNTGDPNFSVNAGFDGTRWQWMKIRLKNLSEATHFEMHFVSDATNGTLTGASCTHFPISSFDEEFVEYIVNVKDANLNSQSVNNNILEDTMWKGNIRQIRFDCMWKAEPSGQMPTGSQMYIDYIGFFRSEAEAKAFTPDPSTEIEKAKKNTGAPTPTWIFDNEEIISTISTWSVDLSLSGGALKVIPTTEDPCLEMRLPFTFDSAEFPIFAYRHKTDSTVGVLAMFYSSDKGANPSNTNVGISVDNSGVWSNVIVDMSTHERAKETWHGNITGLRIDPINGLDLEAEIYIDRFGFFRTRGEAMAFLNEGITAMDYSKPAAFTADYQKAIIPGGTLYEGYKESDFLLSSTTPSGVGTSPVVIRTDADGKQEIVALGYTNDNGFTSFVANKPANYTLGYNHKTYTDIAGHWGEGYINFVSDRTLFGGTSPTEFSPELAMTRGMFITVLGRMHGVDTSKYDGNTGYGDVPVTEYYAPYIQWAKENNLMAPLSEVTFGAEDPIYRETMAAVIANYAKFSGFNMVGYADVINFSDLAGVDATTVEAIEFVQKLGIINGKGGTTFDPKGYSTRAEVATVMERVIKTALGVNTASTAYTPDYFTRDRIRIGAWGFQSDFANEYGMQKLRDLGVDWLIHSGAVSSVYTRDIVLNYADKYGIAINAADASVGSSSVDDPNWNPAVKASEYMHHPSFVGHFFSDEPGTDYHPMLGALSKKYRELMPGKTPFVNLLPMYANAAQLKMSGGAAAIEYYDADPNLYKNYLQSWFDHTDSDFICVDIYPLFGTTGQPETWRTYGDYCESVNLVAEAARNNNAEFWCCIQANGWTTDRRDPGVQGYRFQSYTLLSYGCTSILLWSMDSGDDENALFNPKTGGVNQPIYDDCAKVMWEIKKLSDTYIQYKNLGAFTLNCTDSTPWLKMTNEYKDFTVLSETVSDEPLLIGCFDKKDGAGHAFTVVNMTNLGEFKPATLKFKIAQPLTVTLYDEAVPTVLTADAEGYYTINLDSGDGVFVTVG; this comes from the coding sequence ATGATGAAAAAGGTCACGGCATTTTTGTTTTGTGCAATTATTCTTTTTGTCTGCATGCTGAGTGTTTCGGCGGCAGACTACGTTATTTGGGATTTTACCGATCCCATTGCGGCGTCCGAGTGGACAGGCACTCCCGAAGCTGAACTGGAGATCACCGAGCACGGTCTTAAGATTTCCGGTGAGGGCGATAACCTCAACATCAGTGTAAAGGTGAATGAAGAGGTTCTTCTGGACGATTACAGCTATGTAGTATTTGAATATACCGGCTCGGATGTGGGCGGCGGATTCCAGCTTTACCACTGGACAAGCACAAGCACAGGCTTCCCCTACATTTCCTCTTATTCCGGAAGCTGTGATGTAGGTGTTGTCAGACAGCATATTTTTGACCTTAAGGCCACTCCCTTTGAAACGGCACATTGGACAGGCAAGCTCACCAATCTGCGTATCGACCCTTTCCGCAACCAGACCAGACGTGAGATGATAATAAAGTCCCTGGGCTTCTTCAAGGATGCCGATACATATGATACATATGTCAAGGAAAAGGCATCTGCGGCTATCCCCTACGGTCAGCCCATAATGCTTTACAACCCTGCACTTACAAATCCCATTTTCCCCCTGACGGGCAGTAACTGTGTCATCGACTATAAGGATAACTACGCGATAGTTACCTCCACCAACGGACCCGAAGAAAAAGCGGGCAACACAGGCGACCCCAACTTCTCTGTTAACGCGGGCTTTGACGGAACCAGATGGCAGTGGATGAAGATACGCCTGAAAAACCTTTCCGAAGCTACCCATTTTGAAATGCATTTTGTTTCCGATGCCACCAACGGCACTCTCACCGGTGCCAGCTGTACCCACTTCCCCATTTCAAGCTTTGATGAGGAATTTGTGGAATACATCGTTAATGTAAAGGACGCAAACCTTAATTCCCAGAGCGTAAATAACAATATTCTGGAGGATACCATGTGGAAGGGTAATATCCGCCAGATACGCTTCGACTGTATGTGGAAAGCCGAACCCTCGGGTCAGATGCCCACAGGCAGTCAGATGTACATCGACTACATAGGCTTCTTCAGAAGCGAAGCCGAGGCGAAGGCATTTACACCCGACCCCTCCACCGAAATCGAAAAAGCCAAAAAGAATACGGGCGCTCCCACCCCTACATGGATATTCGACAACGAGGAGATAATAAGCACCATAAGCACCTGGTCTGTTGATTTGAGCCTGAGCGGCGGTGCACTCAAGGTTATCCCCACCACCGAGGACCCCTGCCTTGAAATGAGACTTCCCTTCACCTTTGACAGTGCGGAATTCCCCATTTTCGCTTACCGTCACAAGACAGACTCCACCGTGGGCGTTCTTGCTATGTTCTATTCCAGCGATAAGGGTGCAAACCCTTCCAATACCAATGTCGGTATAAGCGTTGATAACAGCGGTGTATGGTCCAATGTTATTGTGGATATGTCTACACACGAAAGAGCCAAGGAAACCTGGCACGGCAATATCACAGGTCTGCGTATCGACCCCATCAACGGTCTTGACCTGGAGGCTGAAATCTATATCGACCGCTTCGGCTTCTTCCGCACAAGAGGCGAGGCTATGGCGTTCCTCAACGAGGGCATAACCGCCATGGATTACAGCAAGCCTGCCGCCTTTACCGCGGATTATCAGAAGGCAATTATCCCCGGCGGCACTCTTTACGAGGGCTATAAAGAGAGCGACTTCCTGCTCAGCTCCACCACACCCTCAGGTGTAGGTACAAGCCCCGTTGTTATACGCACCGACGCTGACGGCAAGCAGGAAATTGTTGCACTGGGCTATACCAATGACAACGGCTTTACCTCATTTGTGGCAAACAAGCCCGCAAATTACACTCTCGGCTATAACCATAAGACCTACACCGACATTGCAGGTCACTGGGGCGAGGGATATATAAACTTCGTTTCCGACAGAACCCTGTTCGGCGGAACCTCTCCTACCGAGTTCAGTCCCGAGCTTGCTATGACCAGAGGTATGTTCATTACCGTTCTGGGACGTATGCACGGCGTTGACACCTCCAAGTACGACGGAAACACCGGCTACGGCGACGTACCCGTTACCGAATACTATGCACCCTACATTCAGTGGGCAAAAGAAAATAACCTCATGGCACCTCTTTCCGAAGTGACCTTCGGTGCAGAGGACCCCATCTACCGCGAAACCATGGCGGCTGTTATCGCAAACTACGCTAAATTCTCAGGCTTTAATATGGTGGGTTATGCAGACGTCATCAACTTCAGCGACCTTGCAGGCGTTGATGCGACTACCGTTGAAGCAATTGAGTTCGTTCAGAAGCTGGGTATTATCAACGGTAAGGGCGGCACCACCTTTGACCCCAAGGGCTATTCCACCCGTGCAGAGGTTGCCACCGTTATGGAGCGTGTGATAAAGACCGCACTGGGCGTTAATACCGCTTCCACTGCCTATACCCCCGATTACTTCACCCGTGACCGCATCAGAATAGGCGCATGGGGCTTCCAGTCAGATTTTGCCAACGAGTACGGCATGCAGAAGCTTCGTGACCTGGGTGTTGACTGGCTGATACACAGCGGTGCAGTTTCCTCTGTCTACACACGTGACATTGTTCTCAACTATGCCGATAAGTACGGCATTGCAATAAACGCCGCCGATGCTTCCGTAGGCAGCAGTTCGGTTGATGACCCCAACTGGAATCCTGCCGTGAAGGCTTCCGAATATATGCATCATCCCTCTTTCGTAGGTCACTTCTTCTCCGACGAGCCCGGTACCGACTATCACCCCATGCTGGGCGCACTCAGCAAGAAGTACCGCGAATTAATGCCGGGCAAGACTCCTTTTGTAAATCTGCTTCCCATGTATGCCAACGCGGCACAGCTCAAAATGAGCGGCGGCGCAGCGGCTATCGAGTATTACGATGCTGACCCCAACCTTTACAAAAACTACCTGCAGAGCTGGTTTGACCACACCGATTCCGACTTCATCTGCGTTGATATCTATCCTCTCTTCGGTACCACAGGTCAGCCCGAAACCTGGAGAACCTACGGTGATTATTGCGAATCCGTCAACCTTGTGGCTGAAGCGGCACGCAATAACAATGCAGAGTTCTGGTGCTGTATCCAGGCTAACGGCTGGACCACCGACAGACGCGACCCCGGCGTGCAGGGCTATCGCTTCCAGAGCTACACTCTCCTCTCATACGGCTGTACCTCCATTCTTCTGTGGTCTATGGACAGCGGTGATGACGAAAACGCATTGTTTAACCCCAAAACAGGCGGAGTAAATCAGCCCATCTATGATGACTGTGCAAAGGTTATGTGGGAAATTAAAAAGCTCTCCGATACCTACATTCAGTATAAGAACCTGGGCGCATTCACTCTCAATTGCACCGATTCTACTCCCTGGCTGAAGATGACCAATGAGTACAAGGACTTCACCGTTCTTTCCGAAACTGTTTCCGACGAGCCTCTTCTCATCGGTTGCTTCGACAAGAAGGACGGCGCGGGACACGCATTCACGGTTGTTAACATGACCAACCTTGGCGAATTCAAGCCCGCAACCCTTAAGTTCAAAATCGCTCAGCCTCTCACCGTAACCCTTTACGATGAAGCTGTTCCCACCGTTCTCACTGCGGACGCAGAGGGATATTATACCATAAATCTCGACTCCGGCGACGGTGTATTCGTTACAGTGGGTTAA